In Microbacterium maritypicum, the following are encoded in one genomic region:
- a CDS encoding FadR/GntR family transcriptional regulator has protein sequence MASSSTTHPTHAPADPSPDAEHEQPHRLQGALFQPIGDEGRAELVERRLVDAITRGHLRAGERLPSEADLSKSLGVAPVTVREALLALRGRGLVVTRRGRNGGSFVAAHADPLTFAREAVRRTSRVALRDLGAHYAAITGACVRLAARRADPSETQRVRRRMDRIDELDTEAQRRLLDDVQIEIVALSQSARLTREQMKLQAELSPYLRLVAHETENLRRQGAHLAAVIDAVEAGDPDAAGARTELMAAETIDALIRLQAANG, from the coding sequence ATGGCATCGAGCTCGACGACGCATCCGACGCACGCCCCTGCCGACCCCTCCCCCGACGCGGAGCACGAACAACCGCACCGCCTTCAGGGCGCACTGTTCCAGCCCATCGGCGACGAGGGCAGGGCCGAGCTCGTCGAGCGCCGCCTGGTCGACGCGATCACCCGCGGCCACCTCCGCGCCGGCGAGCGCCTCCCCTCCGAGGCCGACCTCAGCAAGAGCCTCGGCGTCGCTCCGGTGACCGTGCGCGAGGCACTGCTCGCGCTGCGCGGTCGCGGTCTCGTCGTCACCCGACGCGGGCGTAACGGCGGCAGCTTCGTCGCCGCACACGCCGATCCCCTGACGTTCGCGCGGGAAGCGGTGCGTCGCACCTCGCGCGTCGCCCTGCGCGATCTCGGCGCGCACTACGCCGCCATCACCGGTGCCTGCGTCCGCCTCGCAGCGAGGCGCGCCGACCCGAGTGAGACGCAGCGGGTGCGCCGTCGGATGGACCGGATCGACGAGCTCGACACCGAGGCGCAGCGCCGGCTGCTCGACGACGTGCAGATCGAGATCGTGGCCCTCAGCCAGTCCGCGCGACTGACCCGTGAGCAGATGAAGCTGCAGGCGGAGCTCTCGCCCTACCTGCGTCTCGTCGCGCACGAGACCGAGAATCTTCGACGGCAGGGCGCGCACCTCGCCGCCGTCATCGACGCCGTGGAGGCCGGAGACCCCGACGCCGCCGGGGCGAGGACCGAGCTCATGGCCGCCGAGACCATCGACGCGCTGATCCGGCTCCAGGCCGCGAACGGTTAG
- a CDS encoding ABC transporter ATP-binding protein: protein MIATAPAAPAAAEAARPDGTVTLSGVTKSFGEFTAVRDLDLEVASGEFLSMLGPSGSGKTTVLRMIAGFEDTTSGSIRLSGVDVTRTPPHARPVNTVFQDYALFPHLTIADNVGYGLRVRGEGKSARAARVQTSLEQVRLDHVADRLPHQLSGGQRQRIALARALILRPQVLLLDEPLGALDKQLREQMQIELKQIQREVGITFIFVTHDQEEALTLSDRVAVFNGGRIEQVGTARDVYERPETEFVARFLGLSNLIGGELAESLTGDRRTMSVRPERMRLIGPDAALAAGEVSLTGTISEVVYTGPATRYLVTTDAGLDLIAERPNARHSADDDLARGHHVRAVWSPDHAARLP, encoded by the coding sequence ATGATCGCCACGGCACCCGCAGCACCCGCAGCCGCAGAGGCCGCCCGCCCCGACGGGACGGTGACCCTGAGCGGCGTCACGAAGTCGTTCGGCGAGTTCACCGCCGTCCGCGACCTCGACCTCGAGGTCGCCTCGGGCGAGTTCCTGTCGATGCTCGGTCCGTCGGGCTCGGGCAAGACGACGGTGCTGCGCATGATCGCCGGGTTCGAAGACACCACCTCCGGCAGCATCCGCCTCTCCGGCGTCGACGTGACCAGGACCCCTCCGCACGCCCGTCCGGTCAACACCGTCTTCCAGGACTACGCGCTGTTCCCGCACCTGACCATCGCCGACAACGTCGGCTACGGGTTGCGCGTCCGCGGCGAGGGCAAGAGCGCCAGGGCCGCGCGGGTGCAGACCTCGCTGGAGCAGGTGCGGCTCGACCACGTCGCCGACCGCCTGCCGCACCAGCTCTCCGGCGGGCAGAGGCAGCGGATCGCCCTGGCCCGCGCCCTCATCCTGCGCCCTCAGGTGCTGCTGCTCGACGAGCCGCTCGGTGCGCTCGACAAGCAGCTCCGTGAGCAGATGCAGATCGAGCTCAAGCAGATCCAGCGCGAGGTCGGCATCACCTTCATCTTCGTCACCCACGACCAGGAGGAGGCCCTCACGCTCAGCGACCGCGTCGCGGTGTTCAACGGCGGCCGGATCGAGCAGGTCGGCACCGCACGCGATGTGTACGAGCGCCCGGAGACCGAGTTCGTCGCACGCTTCCTCGGACTCTCGAACCTCATCGGCGGAGAGCTGGCCGAGAGCCTGACCGGCGACCGGCGGACCATGAGTGTGCGCCCGGAGCGGATGCGGCTGATCGGACCGGATGCGGCGCTCGCCGCGGGCGAGGTCTCGCTCACCGGCACCATCAGCGAGGTCGTCTACACGGGCCCCGCCACCCGCTACCTCGTCACGACCGATGCGGGCCTCGACCTCATCGCCGAACGCCCGAACGCACGCCACTCCGCCGACGACGACCTCGCCCGCGGACACCACGTCCGTGCTGTCTGGTCACCCGACCACGCGGCCCGGCTTCCCTGA
- a CDS encoding extracellular solute-binding protein, producing MRKKILATAAMTAVAALALSGCSTGGEETPAEGGGGLQIDVPDIAMQEELGDYEGEVNIVAWSGFVEPAWSDAFTTETGCVVNRRVAGTSDEMVQLMRTGDYDLVSASGDASLRLIAGGDVQPLNLELIPNFGDDIVEGMKGQIYDTINGKSYGIPIGRGANILQYNSEVVTEEPTSWDIAWEEDSPYAGKVIAYDAPIYIADAAVYLMAHEPDLGITNPYALDQKQLDAAIDLLKQQNDIVSEYWSDPAAQITSFAGGTTVLGTSWEVLRKLTEDDKFKSVLPEEGSTGWSDAWMMATESKNPNCAYAWMDYSSSPEVNGAIAMNFGMAPANAAFCDTSDEAKAHCDYFNATDEEYFKNVWFWTTPIEQCIDGRTDVTCTNFQQWTDAWLSVKG from the coding sequence ATGCGTAAGAAGATCCTGGCCACCGCGGCGATGACCGCGGTCGCCGCCCTGGCACTGTCCGGCTGTTCCACCGGCGGAGAGGAGACGCCGGCCGAAGGGGGCGGCGGACTCCAGATCGACGTTCCCGACATCGCGATGCAGGAGGAGCTCGGCGACTACGAGGGCGAGGTCAACATCGTCGCCTGGAGTGGATTCGTCGAGCCCGCCTGGAGCGACGCCTTCACCACCGAGACCGGCTGCGTCGTGAACCGCCGCGTCGCCGGCACCAGCGACGAGATGGTCCAGCTCATGCGCACCGGCGACTACGACCTGGTCTCCGCCTCGGGCGACGCGAGCCTGCGCCTGATCGCCGGTGGCGACGTGCAGCCGCTCAACCTCGAGCTCATCCCGAACTTCGGCGACGACATCGTCGAGGGCATGAAGGGTCAGATCTACGACACCATCAACGGCAAGTCCTACGGCATCCCGATCGGTCGCGGCGCGAACATCCTCCAGTACAACAGCGAGGTCGTGACCGAGGAACCCACCAGCTGGGACATCGCGTGGGAGGAGGACAGCCCCTACGCGGGCAAGGTCATCGCCTACGACGCCCCGATCTACATCGCCGACGCCGCGGTGTACCTGATGGCGCACGAGCCCGACCTCGGCATCACGAACCCGTACGCGCTCGACCAGAAGCAGCTGGATGCGGCGATCGACCTGCTCAAGCAGCAGAACGACATCGTCTCGGAGTACTGGTCCGACCCGGCCGCGCAGATCACCTCGTTCGCGGGCGGCACCACGGTGCTCGGCACGTCGTGGGAGGTGCTGCGCAAGCTCACCGAGGATGACAAGTTCAAGAGCGTGCTGCCGGAAGAGGGCTCGACCGGGTGGTCGGACGCCTGGATGATGGCGACCGAGTCGAAGAACCCGAACTGCGCCTACGCGTGGATGGACTACTCGTCCTCGCCGGAGGTGAACGGCGCGATCGCGATGAACTTCGGCATGGCTCCCGCGAACGCCGCCTTCTGCGACACCAGCGACGAGGCGAAGGCGCACTGCGACTACTTCAACGCCACGGACGAGGAGTACTTCAAGAACGTCTGGTTCTGGACGACGCCGATCGAGCAGTGCATCGACGGCCGCACCGACGTCACCTGCACGAACTTCCAGCAGTGGACGGACGCCTGGCTCTCGGTCAAGGGCTGA
- a CDS encoding ABC transporter permease has protein sequence MKRRLRIAGLLALPMTWLIGIYIFSLVMLLVTAFWITDPFTSKVKPGFTLRNFEQLFVNPAYLSTSLRTLEIALAVTVLAVLISVPLGIFMAKVASPWLRALLAVSITLPLWAGYLVKVLAMRITFTEQGFANWLLAPLGLSGPGFSILTVVLTLTYLWLPYMAVPVYTAIRQLPPNLFDASADLGAGSWRTIVSVVLPLIKPALIAGSVFTFSLSLGDYLVARFVGGDTQMIGSVIASNINLNPPLAAAYSLVPIVFVVVYLVSVQRTGALERM, from the coding sequence ATGAAGCGCCGCCTCCGCATCGCCGGGCTCCTCGCTCTTCCGATGACCTGGCTCATCGGGATCTACATCTTCTCGCTGGTCATGCTCCTCGTGACCGCCTTCTGGATCACCGACCCCTTCACCTCGAAGGTGAAGCCCGGTTTCACGCTGCGCAACTTCGAGCAGCTCTTCGTCAACCCCGCCTACCTGTCGACGTCGCTGCGCACCCTCGAGATCGCGCTCGCCGTGACGGTGCTCGCCGTGCTCATCTCCGTCCCCCTCGGCATCTTCATGGCGAAGGTCGCCTCGCCCTGGTTGCGGGCACTCCTCGCGGTCTCGATCACCCTGCCGCTGTGGGCCGGCTACCTGGTCAAGGTGCTCGCGATGCGCATCACCTTCACCGAGCAGGGCTTCGCGAACTGGCTGCTCGCACCCCTCGGGCTCTCCGGCCCCGGTTTCAGCATCCTGACCGTCGTGCTGACCCTCACGTACCTGTGGCTGCCGTACATGGCGGTGCCCGTCTACACCGCGATCCGACAACTGCCGCCCAACCTCTTCGACGCCTCCGCCGACCTCGGTGCGGGATCGTGGCGCACGATCGTCTCGGTCGTGCTCCCGCTCATCAAGCCCGCCCTCATCGCGGGTTCCGTGTTCACGTTCTCCCTGAGCCTCGGCGACTACCTCGTCGCCCGATTCGTCGGCGGCGACACGCAGATGATCGGCAGCGTGATCGCGTCGAACATCAACCTGAACCCGCCGCTGGCGGCCGCGTACTCGCTCGTGCCGATCGTCTTCGTCGTCGTCTACCTGGTGAGCGTGCAGCGCACCGGTGCTCTGGAAAGGATGTGA
- a CDS encoding ABC transporter permease, with amino-acid sequence MLRLSRTSKVVLGIIVAIVLAFMYIPLALVVLNSFNSARIVSWPVTGFSLEWWGKAFTSEPVRAALLNSVLVASGATVIAVILGTLVAFALQRYSFFGQRAVNLLVVLPIALPGIVTGVALNNTYNQILEPIGIQVGFYGMIIAHGTFCIVMVFNNVLARLRRMNPGIEEASKDLGASPWQTFVLVTLPQFRSALIAGAILAFALSFDEVYVTIFTAPPGVDTLPLWIMNQMARPNEANVVNVVATVVIVASFIPVWISQRLGKEVDERG; translated from the coding sequence ATGCTGAGACTGTCCCGCACCTCCAAGGTCGTGCTCGGAATCATCGTCGCGATCGTGCTCGCGTTCATGTACATCCCGCTCGCGCTCGTCGTGCTCAACTCGTTCAACTCCGCGCGCATCGTGAGCTGGCCGGTCACCGGGTTCTCGCTCGAATGGTGGGGCAAGGCGTTCACCAGCGAGCCGGTGCGCGCGGCCCTGCTGAACTCGGTCCTCGTCGCCTCCGGTGCCACCGTGATCGCCGTGATCCTCGGAACGCTCGTGGCCTTCGCGCTGCAGCGGTACTCGTTCTTCGGTCAGCGCGCCGTGAATCTCCTCGTGGTGCTGCCGATCGCTCTACCGGGCATCGTCACCGGCGTCGCCCTGAACAACACGTACAACCAGATCCTGGAGCCCATCGGCATCCAGGTCGGCTTCTACGGCATGATCATCGCGCACGGCACCTTCTGCATCGTCATGGTGTTCAACAACGTGCTCGCGCGGCTGCGACGGATGAACCCCGGCATCGAGGAGGCGTCGAAAGACCTGGGGGCGAGCCCGTGGCAGACGTTCGTGCTGGTGACGCTGCCGCAGTTCCGCAGCGCGCTCATCGCCGGCGCCATCCTCGCCTTCGCCCTCAGCTTCGACGAGGTGTACGTGACGATCTTCACGGCTCCTCCCGGCGTCGACACCCTGCCGCTGTGGATCATGAACCAGATGGCGCGGCCCAATGAGGCCAACGTCGTCAACGTCGTCGCGACGGTCGTCATCGTCGCGTCCTTCATCCCGGTGTGGATCTCACAGCGGCTCGGGAAGGAGGTCGACGAGCGCGGCTGA
- a CDS encoding flavin monoamine oxidase family protein, which yields MSDVVFSRRAVLGGMLGAGAIMLVGCGPGEASPSPSAGSGGGSYDVIVIGAGSAGMAAARELMDAGKKVIVLEARDRVGGRLWTDRTLMSIPHERGASLCHGGPDTETWAWAQKLGIEGRKFENKFSRYSPSTPWVGWDTPDFYAFPEGTPALAVPLPEPTAKDSALQYLERLGIAPTNYPLALLGIQVDTEQFAVYPASGVVDTLTACLTVSKTGVIEPDGYAGDYKLLAPYVDILNAVGEGVEVRLETPIETIDYSGSGVSVQAGSETFEADACVVTVPIGVLQKKSITFSPPLEDDRMAAIDAVKQTVAYKTILEFDHPVRPESFDMVNQHDEGPCQFWDESTGMPGYDGQLIVAWDTGDRARELLALPEKERFDAALAGVRKLAGDQGLDYVNASNYDWRDDEFALGAYATGERDQDTIYRPAKDTLFWAGAIKSSVASAHSSGLEAAQAVLVAS from the coding sequence ATGAGTGACGTCGTCTTCTCGCGGCGTGCAGTGCTGGGCGGGATGCTCGGGGCGGGCGCGATCATGCTCGTCGGGTGCGGGCCGGGTGAGGCATCGCCCTCGCCGTCCGCGGGAAGCGGAGGAGGGTCCTACGACGTCATCGTCATCGGGGCGGGCTCCGCCGGCATGGCCGCCGCGCGGGAGCTGATGGACGCCGGCAAGAAGGTGATCGTGCTCGAGGCGCGCGACCGCGTGGGCGGACGCCTGTGGACCGACCGCACCCTGATGAGCATCCCGCACGAGCGCGGTGCATCGCTGTGTCACGGCGGGCCGGACACCGAGACCTGGGCCTGGGCGCAGAAGCTCGGGATCGAGGGGCGGAAGTTCGAGAACAAGTTCTCCCGCTACAGCCCGAGCACGCCGTGGGTCGGCTGGGACACCCCCGACTTCTACGCCTTCCCCGAGGGCACGCCCGCGCTCGCGGTGCCGCTGCCGGAGCCGACGGCGAAGGACTCGGCGCTGCAGTACCTGGAGCGCCTCGGCATCGCGCCGACGAACTACCCGCTCGCGCTGTTGGGCATCCAGGTCGACACCGAGCAGTTCGCCGTCTACCCGGCCTCCGGTGTCGTCGACACGCTGACCGCCTGCCTGACGGTGTCGAAGACCGGGGTGATCGAGCCCGACGGGTACGCCGGTGACTACAAGCTGCTCGCGCCGTACGTCGACATCCTGAACGCCGTGGGGGAAGGCGTGGAGGTGCGGTTGGAGACGCCGATCGAGACGATCGACTACTCCGGATCCGGAGTGAGCGTGCAGGCGGGATCCGAGACATTCGAGGCGGATGCCTGCGTCGTCACGGTGCCCATCGGGGTGCTGCAGAAGAAGTCGATCACCTTCTCGCCGCCGCTGGAGGACGACCGGATGGCGGCCATCGACGCGGTGAAGCAGACCGTCGCGTACAAGACCATCCTCGAGTTCGACCACCCGGTGCGCCCGGAGAGCTTCGACATGGTGAACCAGCACGACGAGGGGCCCTGCCAGTTCTGGGATGAGTCCACCGGGATGCCCGGCTACGACGGCCAGCTCATCGTGGCCTGGGACACCGGGGATCGCGCGCGGGAGCTGCTCGCGCTTCCGGAGAAGGAGCGGTTCGACGCGGCGCTCGCCGGAGTGCGCAAGCTCGCCGGCGACCAGGGGCTGGACTACGTGAACGCGTCGAACTACGACTGGCGCGACGACGAGTTCGCCCTCGGGGCGTATGCGACCGGCGAGCGGGATCAGGACACGATCTACCGGCCGGCGAAGGACACGCTGTTCTGGGCCGGGGCGATCAAGAGCTCGGTCGCGAGCGCGCACTCCAGCGGGCTCGAAGCGGCGCAGGCGGTGCTGGTCGCGTCGTAG